Proteins from one Streptosporangium becharense genomic window:
- a CDS encoding septum formation initiator family protein, producing MLLVVGLLGGGLVSLLLLNTVLAQDSFRASELRRDTKHLRLEKQEKANRNAQMEMPGTLAGNAEKQGQQPDWETSRVIVPDGSAGRTASESLNPVGRERAEGTGR from the coding sequence GTGCTGCTCGTGGTCGGCCTGCTCGGCGGCGGCCTGGTCAGCCTGCTGCTGCTGAACACCGTCCTCGCGCAAGACTCCTTCCGGGCCAGCGAACTGCGCAGGGACACCAAGCACCTGCGCCTGGAGAAGCAGGAGAAGGCCAACCGCAACGCGCAGATGGAGATGCCGGGCACCCTCGCCGGCAACGCCGAGAAGCAGGGCCAGCAGCCCGACTGGGAGACCTCGCGCGTCATCGTCCCCGACGGTTCGGCGGGACGGACCGCCAGCGAGAGCCTGAACCCCGTCGGACGGGAGCGGGCGGAGGGCACGGGCCGGTGA
- the ftsW gene encoding putative lipid II flippase FtsW: MRDLLERPLFSYHLLRGITVLLMALGLMMVLSASSIEALQTRGSPFALFGRQFIAMTLGLLLMWICSRLPVRFFRLAGYPLMAFATLGLVLVLFIGQSELGAQRWIYIGELTIQPSEPAKLALMLWGADLLARRAREGVIEWRNLFIPLMPGTAILAVLVMLGSDLGTTLVLVMIFLSLLWVVGAPLRLFGGILAVAVLGAIVMISTEGYRADRIRGWLDPWGDAAKTGYQAVQGQIAIGSGGWFGLGLGSSRQKWSWIPHAESDFIFSILGEELGLMGTLVVVLLFGLLGYAGLRVATRVKDPFIRLAATATVAWIVGQAIVNIGAVIGVLPITGIPLPLVSYGGSALLPTLAALGMMLSFAKQEPGAREALAAHGPGPVARGLSWLGLAGPARKRRPDRGRR; this comes from the coding sequence ATGAGGGATCTGCTGGAGCGTCCCCTCTTCTCGTACCACCTGCTCAGAGGCATCACCGTGCTGCTCATGGCCCTCGGACTGATGATGGTCCTGTCGGCCTCCAGCATCGAGGCGCTCCAGACGCGGGGATCGCCGTTCGCGCTCTTCGGGCGCCAGTTCATCGCGATGACGCTGGGCCTGCTGCTGATGTGGATCTGCTCCAGGCTGCCCGTCAGGTTCTTCCGGCTCGCCGGCTATCCGCTCATGGCGTTCGCGACGCTGGGCCTGGTCCTCGTGCTCTTCATCGGCCAGTCCGAGCTGGGCGCGCAACGCTGGATCTACATCGGTGAGCTGACCATCCAGCCGTCGGAGCCGGCGAAGCTGGCGCTCATGCTGTGGGGGGCCGACCTGCTGGCCCGCCGGGCGCGCGAGGGGGTGATCGAGTGGCGCAACCTGTTCATCCCGCTGATGCCGGGCACCGCGATCCTGGCCGTCCTGGTCATGCTCGGAAGCGACCTCGGCACCACGCTGGTGCTGGTGATGATCTTCCTCTCCCTGCTCTGGGTGGTGGGTGCGCCGCTGCGGCTGTTCGGCGGGATCCTCGCCGTGGCGGTGCTCGGAGCCATCGTCATGATCAGCACCGAGGGGTACCGCGCCGACCGCATCCGGGGTTGGCTGGATCCGTGGGGCGACGCCGCCAAAACCGGCTACCAGGCCGTTCAGGGGCAGATCGCCATCGGCAGCGGCGGCTGGTTCGGCCTGGGGCTGGGGTCCAGCAGGCAGAAGTGGAGCTGGATCCCGCACGCCGAGAGCGACTTCATCTTCTCCATCCTCGGCGAGGAGCTCGGCCTGATGGGCACGCTGGTGGTGGTGCTCCTGTTCGGCCTGCTCGGGTACGCGGGGCTGCGGGTGGCCACCCGGGTCAAGGACCCGTTCATCCGGCTCGCCGCGACCGCCACGGTCGCCTGGATCGTGGGACAGGCGATCGTCAACATCGGCGCGGTCATCGGCGTGCTGCCGATCACCGGCATCCCGTTGCCACTGGTCTCCTACGGCGGCTCGGCCCTGCTGCCCACACTGGCGGCCCTGGGCATGATGCTGTCGTTCGCCAAGCAGGAACCCGGGGCGCGCGAGGCTCTGGCGGCCCATGGCCCCGGACCGGTGGCGCGGGGCCTAAGCTGGCTTGGCCTGGCCGGTCCGGCCCGCAAGCGCCGGCCGGACCGCGGAAGACGATAA
- the mraY gene encoding phospho-N-acetylmuramoyl-pentapeptide-transferase: protein MREILVAATVSLLISMLGTPLAIRLFSRRGYGQSIREEGPSGHHDKRGTPTMGGTVFVIASLIGFACAHLYSFTPPTASAVLVLFLMTGLGAVGFLDDFIKIYKQRSLGLRSGAKALGQLIVGAVFAVLVTRFPNAYQITPAETRLSFLRDFGPSIGIVVFTVWVLVMIVGFSNAVNLTDGLDGLASGATGVVLASYVLIGNWQLRNSCTTQLSPNCYWVRDPLDLAVVAAAVLGGLVGFLWWNAPPAKIFMGDTGSLALGGVLAGLAITTRTQLLLIILAGMCVLITMSVIIQVGFFKMTGKRVFRMAPLQHHFELAGWAETTIVVRFWLIAALCAATGLGLFYVEWTPIL from the coding sequence ATGAGGGAGATCCTTGTCGCGGCCACGGTCAGCCTGCTGATCTCCATGCTCGGCACCCCGCTGGCGATCCGCCTGTTCTCCCGGCGCGGCTACGGGCAGAGCATCCGGGAGGAGGGCCCCTCCGGTCACCACGACAAGCGCGGCACGCCCACCATGGGCGGCACCGTCTTCGTGATCGCCTCGCTCATCGGGTTCGCCTGCGCGCACCTGTACAGCTTCACCCCGCCCACGGCCTCCGCGGTGCTGGTGCTGTTCCTGATGACCGGCCTGGGCGCGGTCGGCTTCCTCGACGACTTCATCAAGATCTACAAACAGCGCAGCCTCGGCCTGCGCAGCGGCGCCAAGGCCCTGGGCCAGCTCATCGTCGGCGCGGTCTTCGCGGTCCTGGTGACCCGCTTCCCCAACGCCTACCAGATCACCCCGGCCGAGACGCGCCTGTCGTTCCTGCGGGACTTCGGCCCGTCCATCGGCATCGTGGTGTTCACCGTCTGGGTGCTGGTCATGATCGTCGGTTTCTCCAACGCGGTGAACCTCACCGACGGCCTCGACGGGCTGGCCAGCGGCGCCACCGGCGTGGTGCTGGCCTCGTACGTGCTGATCGGCAACTGGCAGCTGCGCAACAGCTGCACCACCCAGCTCAGCCCCAACTGCTACTGGGTCCGCGACCCGCTGGACCTGGCCGTGGTGGCCGCGGCGGTGCTCGGCGGGCTCGTCGGCTTCCTGTGGTGGAACGCCCCGCCCGCCAAGATCTTCATGGGCGACACCGGGTCGCTCGCCCTGGGCGGCGTGCTCGCCGGTCTGGCGATCACCACCCGCACCCAGCTCCTGCTGATCATCTTGGCCGGCATGTGCGTGCTCATCACGATGTCGGTGATCATCCAGGTCGGTTTCTTCAAGATGACCGGCAAACGCGTCTTCAGGATGGCGCCGCTCCAGCACCACTTCGAGCTGGCGGGCTGGGCCGAGACGACCATCGTGGTCCGCTTCTGGCTGATCGCCGCGCTCTGCGCCGCGACCGGGCTCGGGCTGTTCTACGTCGAGTGGACGCCCATCCTGTGA
- the rsmH gene encoding 16S rRNA (cytosine(1402)-N(4))-methyltransferase RsmH: protein MRAEDNSNEVQASGGHIPVMLDRVLELLAPALSRPDPVLVDANLGLGGHAEALLAAHPALHLIGIDRDPFAIEHSTARLAPYAGRITLVRAVSDELPRVLAELGRPRIDGALFDLGVSSPQLDEAERGFAYSYDAPLDMRMDRDQELTAETVVNTYPVADLIRILRDYGEERFAPRVARLITKERAREAITSTKRLAEIVREAIPAATRRTGGNPAKRTFQALRIEVNAELTALERALPAALDALTLGGRAVVLAYHSLEDRLTKQVMTTRTRDSSPPGLPVPLPAHQPRFAFLTRGAELPSEEEVARNPRAASARCRAVERIREAVDEE from the coding sequence ATGCGCGCCGAAGACAACAGCAACGAGGTTCAGGCGTCCGGCGGGCACATCCCCGTCATGCTCGACCGGGTGCTGGAGCTGCTGGCTCCCGCGCTCTCCCGCCCCGATCCGGTCCTCGTCGACGCCAACCTCGGCCTCGGCGGCCACGCCGAGGCGCTACTGGCCGCGCATCCCGCGCTCCACCTGATCGGGATCGACCGCGATCCCTTCGCCATCGAGCACTCCACCGCCAGGCTCGCCCCGTACGCCGGCCGGATCACCCTGGTCCGGGCGGTCTCCGACGAGCTTCCCCGCGTGCTGGCGGAGCTCGGCCGCCCCCGCATCGACGGTGCCCTGTTCGACCTGGGTGTCTCCTCCCCCCAGCTGGACGAGGCCGAACGCGGTTTCGCGTACTCCTACGACGCGCCGCTGGACATGCGGATGGACCGCGACCAGGAGCTCACGGCGGAGACCGTCGTCAACACCTACCCGGTCGCCGACCTCATCCGGATCCTGCGGGATTACGGAGAAGAACGATTCGCCCCGCGTGTCGCGCGGCTCATTACCAAGGAAAGGGCCAGGGAGGCCATAACGTCGACCAAGCGGCTTGCGGAGATCGTCCGTGAGGCCATCCCGGCCGCCACCCGCAGGACCGGGGGCAACCCCGCCAAAAGGACTTTTCAGGCGTTGCGAATCGAGGTGAACGCGGAGTTGACGGCGCTGGAACGTGCGCTCCCCGCCGCGCTCGACGCGTTGACGCTGGGCGGGCGCGCCGTCGTGCTCGCATACCACTCCCTCGAAGACCGGCTGACGAAGCAGGTTATGACCACGCGAACCCGGGATAGCAGTCCCCCCGGGCTCCCTGTCCCGCTGCCGGCTCACCAGCCGCGGTTCGCGTTCCTGACGAGGGGAGCCGAGCTTCCGAGCGAAGAGGAGGTGGCCCGCAACCCGCGGGCGGCCTCTGCCCGGTGTCGGGCGGTAGAGAGGATCCGTGAGGCAGTTGACGAGGAGTGA
- a CDS encoding UDP-N-acetylmuramoyl-L-alanyl-D-glutamate--2,6-diaminopimelate ligase, whose translation MRPSTSPPRPLSGLASLLGAPSGTSRAPLAAVSGVTIDSRRVRRGDLYVALPGATVHGAGFSAQALAAGACAILTDEAGRPAAVATGLPVLVVPDPRAVLGQVAAWVYGHPAADVTVIGVTGTSGKSTSTFLLEAGLRAAGHRTGLIGGVEIHAGGLRFTPELTTPEASDLHGLFALMREQGVTAAAMEVSSHALALGRVDGVRYDVALFTNLSQDHLDFHRDLDDYFAAKARLFTPERSRAGVVNIDDAHGRALLGIAGIPMTTFSAAGAPEADWRAADVRLGPDGSEFRVVGPGGVEEAATVALPGPFNVANALGAIVALVEAGVPLRVAVAGVGTMTGVPGRMERVPGGDDFTAIVDYSHKPGAVESVLRSLREVAAGRLIVVLGCGGDRDRGKRPMMGESAARLADVAILTSDNPRSEDPLRILAEMMDGVLGVPQDGRAHVIIEPDRAAAIDLAIGQAGLGDVVVVAGKGHEQGQYVGDKVLPFDDRQVVADAIARRRNRTRRRSTHGE comes from the coding sequence ATGCGACCTTCAACCAGTCCACCCCGTCCGCTCTCGGGGCTGGCGAGTCTGCTCGGCGCGCCGTCCGGCACGTCGCGAGCACCGCTGGCCGCCGTCTCCGGGGTCACCATCGACTCGCGCCGGGTCCGGCGCGGAGATCTCTACGTGGCGCTGCCCGGTGCCACGGTCCACGGGGCAGGCTTCTCCGCGCAGGCCCTCGCGGCGGGGGCCTGCGCGATCCTGACCGACGAGGCCGGCAGGCCGGCCGCGGTCGCGACCGGCCTGCCGGTCCTCGTGGTGCCCGACCCGCGCGCCGTACTCGGTCAGGTCGCCGCCTGGGTGTACGGGCACCCGGCGGCGGACGTGACGGTCATCGGCGTCACCGGCACCAGCGGCAAGTCCACCTCCACCTTCCTGCTGGAGGCCGGACTGCGGGCGGCCGGGCACCGGACCGGCCTGATCGGCGGAGTGGAGATCCACGCGGGCGGGTTGCGCTTCACGCCCGAGCTCACCACCCCCGAGGCCAGTGACCTGCACGGCCTGTTCGCCCTGATGCGCGAGCAGGGCGTCACCGCCGCCGCCATGGAGGTCTCCAGCCACGCGCTGGCGCTGGGCCGCGTCGACGGTGTCCGCTACGACGTGGCGCTGTTCACCAACCTGTCGCAGGACCACCTCGACTTCCACCGCGACCTCGACGACTACTTCGCCGCGAAGGCCAGGCTCTTCACCCCCGAGCGGAGCCGCGCCGGCGTCGTCAACATCGACGACGCCCACGGGCGCGCGCTCCTGGGCATCGCCGGGATCCCGATGACCACGTTCTCGGCCGCGGGCGCCCCGGAGGCCGACTGGCGGGCCGCGGACGTGCGCCTGGGCCCCGACGGCAGCGAGTTCCGGGTGGTGGGCCCCGGCGGCGTCGAGGAGGCCGCCACGGTGGCCCTGCCCGGCCCCTTCAACGTGGCCAACGCCCTGGGCGCGATCGTCGCCCTGGTGGAGGCCGGGGTGCCGCTGCGGGTCGCGGTGGCGGGCGTCGGCACCATGACGGGGGTCCCGGGCCGGATGGAACGCGTCCCCGGCGGGGACGACTTCACGGCCATCGTCGACTACTCGCACAAGCCGGGCGCGGTGGAGTCGGTGTTGCGTTCGCTGCGCGAGGTCGCCGCGGGCAGGCTCATCGTCGTGCTCGGCTGCGGCGGCGACCGCGACCGGGGCAAACGCCCGATGATGGGCGAGTCCGCCGCCAGACTGGCGGATGTGGCCATTCTCACCAGCGACAACCCCCGTTCCGAGGACCCCCTGCGGATCCTCGCGGAGATGATGGACGGAGTGCTGGGCGTTCCCCAGGACGGCCGCGCGCATGTGATCATTGAGCCGGACCGTGCCGCGGCGATCGACCTGGCGATCGGTCAGGCGGGCCTCGGCGACGTCGTCGTCGTGGCCGGCAAGGGCCATGAGCAGGGCCAGTACGTCGGTGACAAGGTGCTCCCCTTCGACGACCGGCAGGTCGTGGCCGACGCGATCGCCAGGCGGCGGAACCGCACCCGACGCCGAAGCACACATGGAGAGTAG
- the mraZ gene encoding division/cell wall cluster transcriptional repressor MraZ encodes MFLGTHHLRLDDKGRLFLPAKYREELAEGLVITKGQERCLYVFPVEEFQRITEALRNAPVTAKAVRDYSRVLFASASDEVADKQGRITVPQALREYASLSRDCVVIGANTRLEIWAANAWETYLADQEQAFADLSEEVLPGIL; translated from the coding sequence GTGTTCCTCGGCACCCATCACCTGCGCCTCGATGACAAGGGACGGCTGTTCCTGCCGGCGAAGTACCGTGAGGAGCTGGCGGAGGGTCTGGTGATCACCAAAGGCCAGGAGCGCTGCCTCTACGTCTTTCCCGTAGAGGAGTTCCAGCGCATAACCGAGGCTCTGCGCAACGCGCCGGTCACCGCCAAGGCGGTCCGTGACTACAGCCGCGTCCTCTTCGCCAGCGCGTCCGACGAGGTCGCCGACAAGCAGGGACGCATCACCGTGCCGCAGGCTTTGCGTGAGTACGCCAGCCTGAGCCGCGACTGCGTGGTCATCGGAGCCAACACCCGGCTGGAGATCTGGGCCGCGAACGCCTGGGAGACCTATCTGGCCGATCAGGAGCAGGCTTTCGCCGATCTGTCGGAGGAGGTGCTGCCAGGGATTCTGTGA
- a CDS encoding UDP-N-acetylmuramoyl-tripeptide--D-alanyl-D-alanine ligase has protein sequence MIPLPLARIAEITSGALTGMADPRAVVRGPVVIDSRDVRPGALFVAIKGARVDGHDFAAQAVQAGAVAVLAARPVDAPAVIVGDTVRAMTELATAVCADLPATTVIGVTGSAGKTTTKDLLARLTARVGPTVAPVESFNNEIGHPLTVLKAGEETRYLVLELSARNVGHIAHLTRVAPPSIGVVLNVGTAHLGVFGSRETIARAKGELVEALPADGVAVLNADDPLVAGMAERTAARVTWFGRGESATVRAENVVVDERGRASFTLRTPSGAAPVTLRLYGEHAVENALAAAAAGYELGLPVAVIAEELSEAEPRSRWRMEVTDRPDGVTVINDAYNANPDSMRAAFAALDAFAGSRRRLAVIGALRELGEESDALNEELGRLAGSSGLAALLVVGGADAGPVLAGALAAAGRAADPVPADVLAGAQGAPDGAGGPPGDGAGGPPGTGAAYDTGAPGAAGGTYGALAGTATLVSHAADVTQAAAALSALLVPGDVVLLKGPRAAGLERVAEALLGGDGR, from the coding sequence ATGATCCCGTTGCCGCTGGCCAGGATCGCCGAGATAACCTCGGGCGCCCTCACGGGCATGGCCGATCCGCGCGCGGTGGTGCGCGGTCCGGTCGTCATCGACTCCCGCGACGTCCGGCCCGGGGCGCTGTTCGTCGCCATCAAGGGCGCCCGCGTCGACGGGCACGACTTCGCCGCCCAGGCCGTCCAGGCCGGTGCGGTCGCCGTGCTGGCGGCCCGGCCGGTCGACGCCCCCGCGGTCATCGTCGGCGACACCGTGCGGGCCATGACCGAGCTGGCCACCGCCGTCTGCGCGGACCTGCCGGCGACCACCGTGATCGGCGTCACCGGCTCGGCGGGCAAGACCACCACCAAGGATCTGCTGGCCCGCCTCACCGCCCGGGTCGGCCCGACGGTCGCGCCGGTCGAGTCGTTCAACAACGAGATCGGCCACCCACTGACCGTGCTGAAGGCCGGGGAGGAGACCCGCTACCTGGTGCTGGAGCTCAGCGCGCGCAACGTCGGGCACATCGCCCACCTCACCCGCGTCGCCCCGCCGTCGATCGGCGTGGTCCTCAACGTCGGCACCGCCCACCTGGGCGTCTTCGGCAGCCGGGAGACCATCGCGCGGGCCAAGGGCGAGCTGGTCGAGGCGCTGCCCGCCGACGGCGTGGCCGTGCTGAACGCCGACGACCCGCTCGTGGCCGGGATGGCCGAACGCACCGCCGCCCGCGTCACCTGGTTCGGCCGCGGCGAGTCCGCCACCGTGCGGGCCGAGAACGTCGTCGTCGACGAGCGCGGGCGCGCGTCCTTCACACTGCGCACCCCCTCCGGCGCCGCCCCGGTGACCCTGCGCCTGTACGGCGAGCACGCCGTGGAGAACGCGCTGGCCGCCGCCGCGGCCGGCTACGAGCTCGGCCTGCCGGTCGCCGTCATCGCTGAGGAGCTGTCGGAGGCCGAACCCCGCAGCCGCTGGCGGATGGAGGTCACCGACCGCCCCGACGGGGTGACGGTGATCAACGACGCGTACAACGCCAACCCCGACTCCATGCGCGCCGCCTTCGCCGCCCTCGACGCGTTCGCCGGATCCCGCCGCCGTCTCGCGGTCATCGGCGCGCTGCGCGAGCTGGGCGAGGAGAGCGACGCGCTCAACGAGGAGCTGGGCCGCCTGGCCGGGAGCTCCGGCCTCGCCGCCCTGCTCGTCGTCGGAGGCGCCGACGCCGGTCCGGTCCTGGCCGGGGCGCTGGCCGCCGCCGGGCGGGCCGCGGACCCCGTCCCGGCCGACGTCCTCGCGGGCGCGCAGGGGGCCCCGGACGGCGCCGGAGGCCCGCCGGGCGACGGAGCGGGCGGTCCACCCGGCACGGGCGCGGCGTACGACACCGGGGCGCCCGGCGCCGCCGGGGGCACGTACGGCGCTCTGGCGGGCACTGCGACGCTGGTCTCGCACGCCGCCGACGTGACGCAGGCCGCCGCCGCGCTGTCGGCCCTCCTCGTCCCCGGCGACGTGGTGCTCCTGAAGGGGCCGCGCGCCGCCGGTCTCGAACGTGTCGCCGAGGCGCTGCTCGGGGGTGACGGCCGATGA
- the murD gene encoding UDP-N-acetylmuramoyl-L-alanine--D-glutamate ligase, which yields MSTTEHDDSGRRAGGGGRMICVAGLGVSGTAVARVMAARGEKVIVLEGRDGERARRTAAELAGLGVEVRFGEPAEPPAGTSLIVTTGWPPHHPLITAAAVAGIEVIGEVELAWRIRPAGSAPWLALTGTNGKTTAVRMLTAMLTAAGHRALAVGNVGTPVVEAVTGPGDVLAVELSSFQLHRSPSIAPLAAAVLNVAPDHLDWHGSMQEYARAKGEIFARAGTVVYNADDEWAVRLAAPYGNAGRPKAPRHVGFTLDVPRPGQLGLVDDLLVDRAFVDDPVSNAEELASFADVRPFAPHNVANALAAAALARAYGVPAAAVRRGLLDFVPDPHRIAHVARVAEVDYVDDSKATNPHAAAASLAAYPSIVWVAGGQLKGADVGELVRRAAPRLRGAVLLGADRERIREALARHAGNVPVVEVPGQDTGVMDRVVSEAARLAAPGDTVLLAPAGASLDMFSGYPARGEAFARAVHRLREAQNGSPNA from the coding sequence ATGAGCACGACCGAGCACGACGATTCCGGCCGCCGGGCCGGTGGGGGAGGCCGCATGATCTGCGTCGCCGGCCTGGGGGTCTCGGGCACGGCCGTCGCCCGTGTCATGGCCGCCCGGGGCGAGAAGGTGATCGTCCTGGAGGGGCGGGACGGGGAGCGGGCCCGGCGGACCGCCGCCGAGCTCGCGGGGCTCGGCGTCGAGGTCCGCTTCGGCGAGCCCGCCGAGCCGCCCGCGGGCACCTCGCTGATCGTCACGACCGGCTGGCCGCCGCACCACCCCCTGATCACCGCCGCGGCGGTCGCCGGGATCGAGGTGATCGGCGAGGTCGAGCTGGCCTGGCGGATCCGGCCGGCCGGATCCGCGCCATGGCTGGCGCTGACCGGCACCAACGGCAAGACCACCGCGGTCCGCATGCTCACCGCGATGCTCACCGCGGCCGGGCACCGGGCGCTCGCCGTCGGCAACGTCGGCACCCCCGTCGTGGAGGCCGTCACCGGGCCCGGCGACGTGCTGGCTGTGGAGCTGTCCAGCTTCCAGCTGCACCGTTCGCCGAGCATCGCCCCGCTCGCCGCCGCCGTGCTCAACGTCGCGCCCGACCACCTCGACTGGCACGGCTCCATGCAGGAGTACGCGCGGGCCAAGGGAGAGATCTTCGCCCGTGCCGGGACGGTCGTGTACAACGCCGACGACGAGTGGGCCGTCCGCCTGGCCGCGCCGTACGGGAACGCGGGCCGTCCGAAGGCGCCGCGCCACGTCGGCTTCACCCTCGACGTGCCCAGACCCGGACAGCTCGGCCTGGTCGACGACCTGCTGGTGGACCGGGCGTTCGTGGACGACCCGGTGAGCAACGCCGAGGAACTCGCCTCCTTCGCCGACGTCCGCCCGTTCGCGCCGCACAACGTGGCCAACGCGTTGGCCGCCGCGGCCCTGGCCCGGGCCTACGGCGTGCCCGCCGCGGCGGTGCGGCGGGGGCTGCTCGACTTCGTCCCCGACCCGCATCGGATCGCGCACGTCGCCCGGGTCGCCGAGGTCGACTACGTGGACGACTCCAAGGCCACCAACCCGCACGCCGCCGCCGCCTCGCTGGCCGCCTACCCGTCGATCGTCTGGGTCGCCGGAGGACAGCTCAAGGGGGCCGACGTCGGCGAGCTGGTGCGCCGGGCGGCGCCCAGGTTGCGCGGCGCGGTCCTGCTGGGCGCCGATCGCGAGCGAATTCGTGAGGCTCTGGCGCGACACGCCGGGAATGTGCCGGTGGTGGAGGTGCCCGGGCAAGACACTGGGGTCATGGACCGAGTCGTCAGCGAAGCCGCCAGGCTCGCCGCCCCCGGAGACACCGTGCTGCTGGCCCCGGCCGGCGCCTCCCTCGACATGTTCAGCGGCTACCCGGCCCGGGGGGAGGCGTTCGCCCGGGCCGTGCACCGGTTGCGTGAAGCGCAGAACGGCTCCCCGAACGCATGA
- a CDS encoding peptidoglycan D,D-transpeptidase FtsI family protein, translating to MLRLGNPRRRINVGLVVMTFVLSIFAGRLVQLQGLDSKIYTAEAAKQRVHEETLTARRGSITDANGHELAVTVEAREIFVDPAEVEAAKRDQVATVLAKELGEPKERVAGLLANTASRYQKVAVAVPSVAERIMAHGFKGVGSTHRYRREYPGGDLAGTLLGFVGDAGTGLAGLESTFDKVLSGRDGKQLVETGAAGQRIPMTRSTQQAPVDGRNVRLTIDRDIQWAAQKAVGEQVAATGARTGSVIVMDVQTGQVYAMANAPELDLRNWAKTPQENWANRAVTEVFEPGSTNKVITAAAALESGAVRPGTAFTVPDRIRCADQVLKDSHPHATERLTFSGVVATSSNVGTILAAQRIGDQKLHSMLERFGFGAKPGSGLPGEEAGLLPDWRTWSGSQRCTVAYGQGVSVTALQTASVYQTIANGGVRVTPQIVAGTTTGNGAFTPSAPGKKTRVVGERTAKEVTAMLEAAVSEQGTGNLAAIDGYRVAGKTGTAMRYDPSCQGYCGYTATFVGFAPADKPRLVVLAVVQDPREGYYGGEIAAPVFKKVMTFALKSLKVPPTGTRPSPVRIRAGG from the coding sequence GTGCTGCGCCTGGGCAACCCCCGCAGGCGCATCAACGTCGGCCTGGTCGTGATGACCTTCGTGCTGTCCATCTTCGCGGGGCGGCTCGTCCAGTTGCAGGGCCTCGACTCGAAGATCTACACCGCGGAGGCGGCCAAGCAGCGCGTCCACGAGGAGACGCTCACCGCCAGGCGGGGGTCGATCACCGACGCCAACGGCCACGAGCTCGCGGTGACCGTGGAGGCGCGCGAGATCTTCGTCGATCCCGCCGAGGTCGAGGCGGCCAAGCGCGACCAGGTGGCGACCGTCCTGGCCAAGGAGCTCGGCGAGCCCAAGGAGCGCGTCGCCGGCCTGCTGGCCAACACCGCCAGCCGCTACCAGAAGGTCGCGGTCGCCGTCCCGTCCGTGGCCGAGCGGATCATGGCGCACGGGTTCAAGGGCGTCGGCAGCACGCACCGCTACCGGCGCGAATACCCCGGCGGCGACCTGGCGGGCACCCTGCTGGGGTTCGTCGGAGACGCCGGCACCGGACTGGCCGGCCTGGAGAGCACCTTCGACAAGGTCCTCTCCGGCCGCGACGGCAAGCAGCTCGTCGAGACCGGCGCCGCGGGCCAGCGCATCCCGATGACCCGAAGCACCCAGCAGGCGCCCGTCGACGGCAGGAACGTGCGTCTGACGATCGACCGCGACATCCAGTGGGCCGCGCAGAAGGCCGTCGGCGAGCAGGTCGCGGCCACCGGGGCCCGCACCGGCAGCGTCATCGTGATGGACGTGCAGACCGGCCAGGTGTACGCCATGGCCAACGCCCCCGAGCTGGACCTGAGGAACTGGGCGAAGACCCCCCAGGAGAACTGGGCCAACCGCGCGGTGACCGAGGTCTTCGAACCCGGCAGCACCAACAAGGTCATCACCGCCGCCGCGGCCCTGGAATCGGGCGCCGTACGGCCCGGCACCGCGTTCACCGTCCCCGACCGGATCAGGTGCGCCGACCAGGTGCTGAAGGACTCCCACCCGCACGCCACCGAGCGCCTGACCTTCTCCGGCGTCGTGGCGACCTCCAGCAACGTGGGCACGATCCTCGCCGCGCAGCGGATCGGGGACCAGAAGCTCCACTCGATGCTGGAGCGCTTCGGCTTCGGCGCCAAACCGGGCAGCGGCCTGCCCGGCGAGGAGGCCGGCCTGCTGCCCGACTGGCGGACCTGGTCCGGCAGCCAGCGCTGCACGGTCGCCTACGGCCAGGGCGTCTCGGTGACCGCGCTGCAGACGGCCAGCGTCTACCAGACCATCGCCAACGGCGGCGTGCGCGTCACCCCGCAGATCGTGGCCGGCACGACCACCGGGAACGGCGCGTTCACCCCCTCCGCCCCGGGCAAGAAGACCCGGGTGGTCGGCGAGCGCACGGCCAAGGAGGTCACCGCCATGCTGGAGGCCGCGGTGAGCGAGCAGGGCACCGGCAACCTGGCGGCGATCGACGGCTACCGGGTGGCGGGCAAGACCGGCACCGCGATGCGCTACGACCCCAGCTGCCAGGGCTACTGTGGATACACCGCGACGTTCGTGGGCTTCGCCCCGGCCGACAAGCCCCGCCTGGTCGTCCTGGCGGTCGTCCAGGACCCGCGTGAGGGCTACTACGGCGGTGAGATCGCCGCTCCCGTGTTCAAGAAGGTGATGACGTTCGCTTTGAAGAGCTTGAAGGTTCCGCCGACCGGAACCCGGCCGTCCCCGGTGCGGATACGCGCCGGAGGGTGA